The genomic region GTACTCGGCGTAGCAAATTGCGCGGCACAGATCAAGTCACCTTCATTTTCTCGGCTTTCGTCATCCACCACCACGAGACAACGACCAGCTTTGAGGTCTGCTAATGCTGCTTCTATCGAGTCAAACTGAAACGGATTTGAGGTGGTTTGAGGCTGCTGCACAGATAAGTAAACCGTAAACTTTTTTAAAGGAAACTTTTCCTTGATTGTAGCGCCAATCGAAGTTATGAGTCGTGAAGTATTGAGTTATAAAAGTCTTTTAATTCAAAATAATTGCCTCTAACACCTTTCTTCGCGAACAATTCAAAATAGTGCCTGATGGCACGTTACGCGAACAAAACTCTTTCACTAATCACTCGCTCCTCGCTCCTCGCCCCTCGTCCCTTTTTCACAAATCTGCCAAAATTGATGCGCCTAAAATTCAGTTTTAGTACTACAATGCAGCGAAAGCTTATCATTTTTTACCCATTTGTAAGTGTATAGGAATTTTGCATCATGGGAGATATGGGGCGCGTTTCCGTCGGAATTGTGGGCGCTTCAGGCTATGGCGGGGTGCAGCTAGTACGACTTCTGCAGGATCATCCCGAAGTCGAACTCGTGTATTTAGGCGGCGAGAGTAGTGCGGGCAAAACATTTGCAGATCTCTATCCGCATCTAGCGCATCGCGTTGACCTCCCAATTGAGCCAGTAGAACCAGAAACAATTGCTACTCGCTGTCAAGTAGTCTTTTTGTCTCTGCCAAACGGTCTTGCCTGTCAAATCACACCCACTTTAATAGAAAAAGGATTAATGGTACTCGATCTGAGTGCCGATTATCGATTTTTTGATTTAGAAACCTATAAAAATTGGTATGGTACCGATCGCTGCGATCGCCAAATCGCAGCTACTGCGGTTTATGGTTTACCCGAACTATATCGCGATCGCATTGCTGATAGCCAATTAATCGGCTGTCCTGGGTGCTATCCCACTGCGAGTTTATTGGCACTGGCTCCCCTCCTCAAGCAAGGGTTAATTGTTCCAGAAACTGCCATCATTGACGCTAAATCTGGTACTTCAGGTGGCGGACGTCAGGCAAAAACAGGGTTATTACTTGCAGAAGCCGATAATTCTTTATCAGCTTACGGCGTAGCACGTCACCGCCATATTCCAGAGATCGAGCAAATTTGCAGCGATTTGGCTGGTCATGAAGTGATGGTACAGTTTACACCTCATCTAATTCCTATGGTGCGCGGCATTTTGGCAACAGTGTATGCAACTTTACGCGACCCAGGGTTAGTACGCGATGACTTGATTACGATTTTTAGAGCCTTTTATCGTAATTGCCCTTGGATCACAATTTGCGCAAGTGGCGTGTATCCGCAAACAAAATGGGCGTGTGGTAGCAATCTATGTTACATCGGCATTGAAGTCGATCAACGCACAGGTCGAGTCATCGTCATGTCCGCAATTGACAACTTAATCAAAGGTCAAGCCGGTCAAGCAATTCAGTGCCTAAACATCATGATGGGCTGGGAAGAAACGCTAGGATTACCTAAACTCGCATTTTATCCGTAAGAAGGGGTGAAGAGTGAGGGGCGTTAGCGTTAGCGAAGCCCAGCGAGGCGAAGCCCAGCGGGACGAAGCCCAGCGAGGGAAACTAGGAGTTATGAGTTCTTAGTGTCGAGTTCTGAATCAGAAGATTCAACTCAAAACTCAAGATAATTGCCTCCCTTCACTGCGCTTTCCAAAACTAACCACTCTTCACTCGCCCCTCGCCTCTCACTCCTCGCCCCTATTTAGGTCCCATACCCACTGCACCTGCATAAACAGCGCGATCGCCAAGTTCATCTTCGATGCGTAGTAGTCGGTTATATTTTGCCACTCGTTCGCTGCGACAAAGGGAACCTGTTTTAATTTGACCGGCACGGGTAGCTACGGCTAAATCTGCGATCGTCGTATCTTCGGTTTCTCCCGAACGATGACTAATCACTGATCGCAAGCCATTACGCGTCGCTAAGTCGATTGTTTCCAAAGTTTCAGTTAATGAACCAATTTGATTCAGTTTAATCAAAATCGCGTTGCCAGCTTTTTGTTCGATGCCTTTTTGTAAGCGCGTAGGATTTGTCACAAATAAATCATCACCAACTAACTGGGTGCGTTCTCCAATTTTTTGTGTCAATAATTGCCAATGTTGCCAATCTTCTTCGTGCAAACCATCCTCAATCGATACAATCGGATATTGCGCAGCTAATTCAGCAAGATAATCAACTAACTCTGTTGGCGTGTGAACTGCACCATCATAAACGTACTGACCATCTTTGTAAAACTCGCTAGCAGCAACATCGAGGGCTAAAGCAACTTCATCTCCTGGTTTATAGCCTGCTTTTTCAATTGCCGCTACTAACAGTTCCAGTGCGACCTGATTTGACTCTAAGTTAGGTGCGAAACCACCTTCGTCACCCACCCCTGTTAATAAACCTTTGCTGTCTAAAACCTTACTCAAGGTCGCGAACACTTCAGCACCCCAGCGCAATGCTTCTCGAAAAGAAGGCGCACCGACTGGAACAATCATAAATTCTTGAAAATCGATATTGTTAGCCGCGTGCGCCCCACCGTTAATTACGTTCATCAGAGGTACAGGGAGTAAATTGGCTAAAGGTCCTCCCAAGTAGCGATATAAAGGTAATCCCAAGGACTCAGCACCCGCTTTGGCAGTTGCGAGGGACACTGCTAATATTGCATTCGCACCCAAATTTGCCTTATTTGGCGAACCATCCAAGGAGATCATCGTGCGATCAACCAGTTCTTGGTTCAAAGCATCCAAATCCATCAACTCTGGGGTAATTTTCTCTTTGACATTTTCGACAGCTTTAAGTACCCCTTTCCCACCGTAACGACTTTTATCGTCATCACGTAGTTCGTGAGCTTCAAAAGTCCCTGTTGACGCCCCACTTGGCACTTGAGCAATTCCAGCAACACCACTGATTAAGTGCACCTCAGCTTCTATCGTCGGACGTCCCCGCGAATCAAGAATTTCTCTAGCGACAATGTTTTCAATTGCAGTCTCTAAAGTGTCAATCATCCTCTCTAGCACCTCAAGTTAATTATGGATAATGGGTGACGGGCAATGGGTAATGGGTAATGGGTAATAGCTTCAAGATTTCAGTAACCAATTCCCAATCACCAATTACCAGTTACCAACTTTGTCAATTTATTGATGCTACGGTCAAGCTTGATAGTTAGGATAGGGGTTTAGATCACTTTTTTAGTTTAAAGATGCGATTCTGGCAATAAGTTCTATCCTCCTGGCTTTCAGTGCACTCGTTGCATCACTCCTCCAGACGTAGTTGCTTCGCTCTTTACAATGAAAAAAGGTTATTAGGAGATTGTCATGAGATTACTACACACAATGTTACGCGTTGGTAACTTAGAAGAATCCCTGAAATTCTACTGTGATATTTTAGGCATGAAACTGCTGCGG from Gloeocapsopsis sp. IPPAS B-1203 harbors:
- the eno gene encoding phosphopyruvate hydratase translates to MIDTLETAIENIVAREILDSRGRPTIEAEVHLISGVAGIAQVPSGASTGTFEAHELRDDDKSRYGGKGVLKAVENVKEKITPELMDLDALNQELVDRTMISLDGSPNKANLGANAILAVSLATAKAGAESLGLPLYRYLGGPLANLLPVPLMNVINGGAHAANNIDFQEFMIVPVGAPSFREALRWGAEVFATLSKVLDSKGLLTGVGDEGGFAPNLESNQVALELLVAAIEKAGYKPGDEVALALDVAASEFYKDGQYVYDGAVHTPTELVDYLAELAAQYPIVSIEDGLHEEDWQHWQLLTQKIGERTQLVGDDLFVTNPTRLQKGIEQKAGNAILIKLNQIGSLTETLETIDLATRNGLRSVISHRSGETEDTTIADLAVATRAGQIKTGSLCRSERVAKYNRLLRIEDELGDRAVYAGAVGMGPK
- the argC gene encoding N-acetyl-gamma-glutamyl-phosphate reductase, whose translation is MGDMGRVSVGIVGASGYGGVQLVRLLQDHPEVELVYLGGESSAGKTFADLYPHLAHRVDLPIEPVEPETIATRCQVVFLSLPNGLACQITPTLIEKGLMVLDLSADYRFFDLETYKNWYGTDRCDRQIAATAVYGLPELYRDRIADSQLIGCPGCYPTASLLALAPLLKQGLIVPETAIIDAKSGTSGGGRQAKTGLLLAEADNSLSAYGVARHRHIPEIEQICSDLAGHEVMVQFTPHLIPMVRGILATVYATLRDPGLVRDDLITIFRAFYRNCPWITICASGVYPQTKWACGSNLCYIGIEVDQRTGRVIVMSAIDNLIKGQAGQAIQCLNIMMGWEETLGLPKLAFYP